One window of the Trifolium pratense cultivar HEN17-A07 linkage group LG2, ARS_RC_1.1, whole genome shotgun sequence genome contains the following:
- the LOC123908855 gene encoding uncharacterized protein LOC123908855 produces the protein MGACVSTQQGGCVGGRFNSSKKKNRKRRRIVGLKRRVSSKLSSSLDNNQLDLPSLPQHSFSNPTFQGNIEEAWFDSVTMFDSDCDDDYQSVPDDVLSPNRIEGGSVSSFPSSREATNHRVSTDQVQKPIISEAARSSDVQHFGVDGNIIEVNEPVFLDDISSVDANSNKDEGILDNCGILPNNCLPCLASTIPSLEKRRSCSSPPNSKKKALPKLSTRFSSKTLLQRPIAGSQVPFCPIDKKMLDCWSHIEPGSFKVRGVNYFKDRKKEFAPNYSAYYPFGVDVFLSPRKVDHIARFVELPSVSSSAKFPPILVVNVQIPLYPTTLFQAETDGEGASFVLYFKLSESYAKELPLHFQENIRKLMDDEVEKVKGFPVDTIAPFRERLKILGRVGNIEDLHLSAAERKLMQAYNEKPVLSRPQHEFYSGENYFEIDIDMHRFGYISRKGFEAFMDRLKICTLDIGLTIQGNKVEELPEQVLCCIRLNGIDHLNYQQLGLTQDPPL, from the exons ATGGGAGCATGTGTGTCAACTCAACAAGGTGGTTGTGTTGGTGGAAGGTTCAATTCTTCtaagaagaaaaatagaaaaagaagaagaattgtTGGATTAAAGAGAAGAGTTTCTTCTAAGCTTTCATCATCTTTGGATAATAATCAACTTGATTTGCCAAGTTTGCCTCAACATTCATTTTCCAACCCAACTTTTCAAG GAAATATTGAAGAGGCATGGTTCGATTCGGTTACAATGTTTGATTCCGACTGCGATGATGATTACCAGAGTGTTCCTGATG ATGTTCTATCTCCGAATAGAATTGAAGGCGGATCTGTATCAAGTTTTCCGTCTTCAAGAGAGGCTACCAACCATAGAGTTTCAACTGATCAAGTGCAGAAACCGATTATTTCCGAGGCTGCAAGAAGTTCAGATGTTCAACATTTTGGTGTAGATGGAAATATAATTGAAGTAAATGAACCTGTGTTCCTCGACGACATTTCCTCAGTTGATGCAAATTCTAATAAGGACGAAGGAATTTTGGACAACTGCGGCATTCTTCCAAACAATTGTCTACCATGTCTCGCATCTACCATTCCTTCTCTCGAAAAAAGAAGATCATGTTCAAGTCCTCCTAATTCAAAGAAAAAGGCTCTTCCAAAACTATCTACTCGAT TTTCATCGAAAACACTTCTGCAAAGACCAATTGCAGGTTCTCAAGTACCATTTTGTCCAATTGACAAGAAAATGCTCGATTGTTGGTCACACATTGAACCGGGAAGTTTCAAAGTCCGAGGCGTAAATTATTTCAA GGACAGAAAGAAGGAGTTTGCTCCTAACTATTCTGCATATTATCCATTTGGTGTTGATGTTTTCTTATCTCCACGAAAAGTGGACCATATAGCTCGGTTTGTCGAACTACCTTCTGTTAGTTCCTCTGCCAAATTTCCACCAATTCTTGTTGTAAATGTTCAG ATTCCGCTTTACCCTACGACACTTTTTCAAGCTGAAACTGATGGTGAAGGAGCGAGCTTCGTTTTGTACTTTAAACTTTCGGAAAGTTACGCCAAGGAACTTCCTCTACATTTTCAAGAAAACATCAGA AAATTGATGGACGATGAAGTTGAAAAGGTAAAGGGTTTTCCGGTAGACACAATTGCGCCCTTTCGAGAACGGTTAAAAATACTAGGCCGTGTTGGCAATATCGAAGACCTTCATTTAAGCGCAGCTGAAAGGAAACTCATGCAGGCTTACAATGAGAAACCTGTTCTTTCACGTCCGCAACACGAGTTTTACTCG GGAGAAAATTACTTTGAGATTGATATAGATATGCATAGATTTGGTTATATCTCAAGGAAAGGGTTTGAAGCATTCATGGATAGATTAAAAATCTGCACTTTAGATATTGGCCTTACAATTCAG GGGAACAAAGTTGAGGAGCTGCCAGAACAAGTTTTATGTTGTATTAGGTTAAATGGCATTGACCACTTGAATTACCAACAACTAGGGTTAACTCAAGATCCACCACTCTAA